One Calditrichia bacterium DNA window includes the following coding sequences:
- a CDS encoding Ppx/GppA family phosphatase — protein sequence MKLAAIDIGSNSIHMVIAEATAQGGLEIIDREKEMVKLGAGVFRTHQLSERAFEAGVQAVRKYVKLADSHDVDEILAVATSATREAQNGGRFLDQIVQETGIEPRIIPGSEESELIFLAVQQAINLQNENALVIDIGGGSVEFAVGNRKELLMGESTKLGVQRLLDLVTHDGALNADVRKILEGHIKAMAGDILKRAQKVGFTKIIGTSGTIRTLGEATLRMTGRDNVISVNAEVIHTKDLRKLVGKLAKLKPADRTKFSPIGIERTDTIHLGGVLLTQLLKSIKAEQMTLCDASLREGVILDYLKRHPKIDIFPSIANVRHRSVVQLARKYERNGQREKHIAGMALEIFDQTQKLHGLGTPERSLLNYAALLHSIGQYINFKSYHRHSKYIISHAQLRGFTDEEVLLIGNIVRFHRKSEPQKSDEIKEFSKNQRRILQILAAMLRVAVGLDRGQTQSVKQLALEIEDKQIHIFISGKGDLELDLWGARRLVEPLERALERKIVIEKAGD from the coding sequence ATGAAATTGGCAGCCATCGACATCGGTTCAAATTCCATCCATATGGTGATCGCCGAAGCCACCGCGCAGGGCGGTCTGGAAATCATCGATCGCGAAAAAGAAATGGTGAAGCTGGGCGCGGGCGTTTTTCGCACCCACCAACTCAGCGAACGCGCGTTCGAAGCGGGTGTGCAGGCGGTGCGCAAATATGTGAAGCTGGCGGACAGCCACGATGTCGATGAAATTTTAGCCGTCGCCACCAGCGCCACCCGCGAAGCCCAAAACGGCGGGCGTTTTCTGGATCAGATTGTGCAGGAAACTGGCATCGAGCCGCGAATTATTCCCGGTTCGGAAGAATCGGAGCTGATTTTTCTGGCGGTTCAGCAGGCCATCAATCTGCAAAATGAGAATGCGTTGGTGATCGATATCGGCGGCGGCAGTGTAGAATTTGCCGTCGGCAATCGCAAAGAATTGCTGATGGGCGAGAGCACAAAACTGGGCGTTCAGCGATTGCTGGATTTGGTAACCCACGACGGGGCGTTAAATGCAGATGTTCGCAAAATTCTCGAAGGGCACATCAAAGCGATGGCCGGCGATATTTTGAAACGCGCCCAAAAGGTAGGATTTACAAAAATTATCGGGACATCCGGCACGATCCGTACTCTCGGCGAAGCCACGTTGCGGATGACCGGCCGGGACAATGTGATTTCCGTAAACGCGGAAGTAATCCACACCAAAGATTTGCGCAAACTGGTCGGCAAGCTGGCGAAGTTGAAACCGGCCGATCGCACCAAATTTTCGCCAATCGGCATCGAGCGGACGGACACAATTCACCTCGGCGGCGTGCTGCTCACCCAATTGCTGAAATCGATCAAAGCCGAGCAGATGACGCTTTGCGACGCATCGCTGCGCGAAGGTGTGATTCTGGATTATCTGAAACGGCATCCCAAAATTGATATTTTTCCGTCGATCGCCAATGTGCGCCACCGCAGCGTGGTGCAACTCGCCCGCAAATACGAGCGCAACGGCCAACGGGAAAAACACATCGCCGGAATGGCGCTGGAAATATTCGACCAAACTCAAAAATTACACGGACTTGGCACACCGGAACGCAGCCTGCTCAATTATGCGGCGCTGCTGCACAGCATCGGGCAATACATCAATTTTAAATCGTATCACCGGCATTCGAAATACATAATTTCGCATGCGCAACTGCGCGGATTTACCGATGAAGAGGTACTGCTCATCGGCAATATCGTCCGGTTTCACCGGAAATCCGAGCCGCAAAAAAGCGACGAAATAAAGGAATTTAGCAAAAATCAACGCCGAATTTTGCAAATTCTTGCGGCAATGTTGCGGGTTGCCGTGGGGCTGGATCGCGGGCAAACGCAATCGGTCAAACAATTGGCGCTGGAAATTGAGGATAAACAAATTCACATTTTTATCAGCGGAAAAGGCGATCTGGAACTGGATTTGTGGGGCGCGCGCCGGTTGGTCGAACCATTGGAACGGGCGTTAGAGCGCAAAATTGTCATCGAAAAAGCGGGGGATTAG